The Xenopus laevis strain J_2021 chromosome 7S, Xenopus_laevis_v10.1, whole genome shotgun sequence genome includes a window with the following:
- the snx19.S gene encoding sorting nexin-19, with amino-acid sequence MEDLKLQGMCLKKDLGRRWKLLGVVVVFTWLILVHLLVNVWLLLLFSALMAAVGAWLGPQFILGGGTAIHLERFVVLEKNSPAADTELLLDKEIELTIQKIIQDFVSSWYRRLSHETEFEDEVRGAMWQLAMELKRRMNCADREELTRKLLILGGCHLQCYKWAKARVEEINNVSERELRLWDAYQELSPAHKALSSSAEETSHARWLVDHVLKELLPSPHLESRTGKQLVVELIACNVVIPLVARISEPDWINVVLTNIFSKGPLKADVEKSETPHQPVVPKSLPLGINQEISPQIVLPSPQVNNISKYEIIDSLEIEQDSEYSDDLGLCKGKIDVFSGHYLQPPNPTSPFFLCEESELESPLSDLGQELEPPLMNSSDDLLSDCCLDSLTPAESPIIAPHEESGGLLEEASFSLQSGTTGHPDICIEPTELTTEFTTPPNDREGLSPIDASPIITSSPTVPLHPFSFVPLNSPDGPVIIQNLRITGTITAKEHSGTGSHPYTLYTIKYDTVLDSQSLGSLQPMAYHTVNRRYREFLNLQTRLEERADLRKFVKHIKGPKKFLPELPFGNMDSDKVEARKSLLETFLKQLCAVPEVANSEEVQEFLALNTDARIAFVKKPFFVSRIDKIVVNAIVDTLKTAFPRSEPQSPTDELSESEVDGKSQNDKKSTKSRLRFPSSKIAPVLSSADTQEKIMYCVREGSTVLDVLSAADMESFIQKQEKLLMENVAPCEKASTISISDRLQYSVHERKKTSLEGNVTTIALEVLWLAMREQWSWMCTDNMKKLTHLLCGSLIQSSNLPGHLCWFEIFEAYCEIHFICGLECFYHRLNKSYVLQ; translated from the exons ATGGAAGACCTAAAACTCCAGGGTATGTGCTTAAAAAAAGACCTAGGCAGGAGGTGGAAACTTCTGGGTGTAGTTGTTGTCTTCACCTGGCTAATCCTTGTCCATCTTCTAGTCAACGTGTGGCTTCTACTTTTGTTCTCTGCCTTAATGGCTGCTGTTGGAGCCTGGCTTGGACCACAGTTCATACTTGGAGGTGGAACTGCTATTCACCTTGAGAGGTTTGTTGTGTTAGAGAAAAATTCTCCGGCTGCAGATACTGAGTTGTTATTAGATAAAGAGATTGAACTAACTATACAGAAGATAATTCAGGACTTTGTTTCATCCTGGTACCGCCGGCTAAGCCATGAGACAGAGTTTGAAGATGAGGTAAGAGGAGCAATGTGGCAACTTGCAATGGAGTTAAAGAGGAGAATGAATTGTGCAGATCGAGAGGAATTAACTCGAAAGCTGTTAATTCTTGGGGGCTGCCATCTTCAGTGTTATAAATGGGCCAAAGCAAGAGTTGAAGAAATCAATAATGTTTCTGAGAGAGAGCTAAGATTATGGGATGCCTACCAAGAGCTTAGTCCTGCTCACAAGGCTTTGTCCAGCTCAGCAGAAGAGACCAGTCATGCTAGATGGCTAGTTGATCATGTGTTAAAAGAGCTTCTTCCAAGCCCACATTTAGAAAGTCGGACAGGTAAACAACTGGTTGTAGAGTTAATTGCTTGCAATGTGGTGATTCCCTTAGTAGCTAGGATTTCTGAACCAGACTGGATCAATGTCGTTTTGACCAATATCTTCTCTAAAGGACCTCTTAAAGCTGATGTAGAAAAAAGTGAGACTCCTCATCAACCAGTGGTGCCAAAATCACTGCCTTTGGGAATCAACCAAGAAATCTCACCACAAATAGTATTACCATCACCACAAGTAAACAATATATCCAAGTATGAGATCATTGATAGCTTAGAAATTGAGCAAGATAGTGAGTATTCTGATGATTTGGGACTTTGCAAGGGAAAGATAGATGTTTTCTCGGGGCATTATTTGCAGCCCCCAAATCCCACTAGTCCATTTTTCCTGTGTGAGGAATCTGAACTTGAATCCCCCTTGTCTGACTTGGGTCAGGAACTGGAACCTCCACTAATGAATTCATCTGATGATCTACTCTCTGATTGCTGCTTGGACTCACTAACCCCAGCTGAGAGCCCCATCATAGCCCCCCATGAGGAAAGTGGAGGTTTACTGGAAGAGGCATCTTTTTCACTTCAAAGTGGAACTACAGGCCATCCAGATATTTGTATTGAGCCTACTGAATTGACTACTGAATTTACCACTCCACCTAATGACAGGGAGGGTTTAAGCCCTATTGATGCTTCCCCCATAATCACATCCTCCCCAACAGTTCCTCTACATCCATTTAGTTTTGTGCCTCTTAACAGCCCCGATGGCCCTGTGATTATACAAAACCTTCGCATCACCGGAACCATTACAGCAAAAGAACACAGCGGGACTGGATCTCATccatatactctatatactatTAAG TATGACACCGTTTTGGACAGCCAATCGCTGGGAAGTCTACAGCCAATGGCATACCATACAGTCAACCGCAGGTACCGGGAGTTCCTCAATTTACAGACCCGTCTGGAAGAGAGAGCAGATTTGCGCAAGTTTGTAAAGC ATATTAAAGGCCCAAAGAAATTTCTTCCAGAGTTACCATTTGGGAACATGGACAGCGATAAGGTTGAGGCAAGAAAAAGCCTTTTAGAGACTTTTCTGAAG CAACTATGTGCTGTGCCAGAGGTTGCTAACAGTGAAGAGGTACAAGAGTTCCTGGCTCTGAACACTGATGCCAGAATTGCTTTTGTGAAGAAGCCATTTTTTGTTTCACGAATAGACAAG ATTGTTGTAAATGCTATTGTTGACACTTTAAAGACAGCGTTCCCTCGATCAGAACCTCAAAGTCCCACTGATGAGCTAAGTGAGAGTGAAGTGGATGGAAAATCTCAGAATGATAAGAAGAGTACCAA ATCACGTCTCCGATTTCCATCCAGTAAAATCGCACCAGTGCTGAGCTCAGCTGATACTCAAGAAAAGATAATGTATTGTGTTCGAGAAGGCAGCACG GTTCTCGATGTATTATCTGCAGCTGACATGGAATCCTTCATTCAGAAGCAGGAGAAACTGCTGATGGAGAATGTTGCACCCTGTGAGAAGGCATCCACCATCAGCATATCTGATAGATTACAATATTCTGTccatgaaagaaagaaaacaa GTTTAGAAGGTAATGTAACCACTATTGCCCTAGAGGTGTTGTGGCTGGCAATGAGGGAACAGTGGAGTTGGATGTGCACCGACAACATGAAGAAACTAACCCATCTGTTATGTGGCAGTCTGATACAGAG CTCCAACTTACCTGGCCACCTATGTTGGTTTGAAATTTTTGAGGCATATTGTGAGATCCATTTCATCTGTGGCCTAGAATGTTTTTACCATAGActgaataaaagttatgttttacaaTAA